Part of the Anopheles gambiae chromosome 3, idAnoGambNW_F1_1, whole genome shotgun sequence genome is shown below.
ACAACATTACCCTTTCTTTCCAGCTCATCATCAGTGAAGTGCTGTTGTCCATACGATTTGCTGGGCCAGCACGAGCTATCGTTCATCAGCCAATCTGGTCCATGCATCCACATGTTGCTTTCCAAAAGCAATTCCGCAGAAACACCTCTGGATAGCATGTCGGCAGGGTTCTCGATCCCTGGCACATGATGCCAAATGCATCCATTGGTAGCAGCTTGTATCTCTCCTACTCGGTTTGCGATGAAAGTTTTCCACGTTCTAGGTGGTGCTGCAAGCCATTGCAGCGTGATGGTTGAATCGGACCACATATGTGTTTCGTTTACTGCCATGTCAATGGCTGATATCAGTTTCTGCTGTAATCTGGCAGCTAGCAAGGCTGCGCATAGTTCCAGTCTAGGGATGGTAAGTGGTTTGAGAGGAGCCACTCTCGATTTAGAAGCTAGCAGCGTTACTTGGGTTGTGCCGTCGATGCTTTGTGATCTCAGGTAGGCACACGCACCATAAGCTGCTTCTGATGCGTCTGCAAAACAATGCAGCTCTACATAGTTATAGTTGGGTGTCAAAGCAAATCTCGGGATCTTGAAATGAGCTAGCATGGGGAGCTGTTCGCAAAACACTTCCCATTTGTCACACAATTGCCGCGGCAATTCGTCATCCCAACCGAGTTTGTTTGCCCAAAGTTCCTGTAAGAGGATTTTTGCTTGCACGATGATAGGCGATAGCAAGCCAAGCGGATCGTACAGCTGGGCAATCGTAGATAGCACTGTACGTTTCGTGTAGGGTCGTACATCAGGGATAGCAATCGTGAAGCGGAATACATCGTTTGGTGGTTCCCAACATATGCCAAGCGTCTTGACATTTGCGGTTGCTTCGAATTCATGGGATGCTGTTGTTCCAAGCAGATCAGGTGTCAACCCATCAAGCACACTCAACTCGTTTGAGCACCATTTTCGGAACCTGAAACCTCCCTTACTCATGAGACTGGTCAGTTCGTCACGAAGTTGAATTGCTTGCTCAATGCTTTCTGCGCCGGAGATCAAATCGTCCACGTACAAGGTCTTCTTTACGGCTTCAGTTGCCAAAGGATAAGGAGCGCCTTCATCCTCAGCTAGTTGAAGTAGCGTACGTGTTGCTAGGAATGACGATGGAGCCAGACCATACGTCACCGTTGCCAACTCAAAAGTTTGCACAACTTCTGTTTCCTGAAAGCGCCAAAAAATACGTTGTAAACGTCGGTCATCGGGATGCATACTCACCTGGCGATACATTTTCTCGATGTCGGCGATCACCGCCACCTTATACTTGCGGAATCGCACGACGAGAGACAGCAGCTCATCTTGCACGACTGGTCCTACATGCAAGACATCGTTTAGAGAATGCCCCGTGGTTGTCTTCGCCGAGCCGTCGAAAACCACACGCACCTTGGTCGTCGTGCTGGACTCTTTCACCACCGGATGATGCGGCAAGTAGTGAACCGCAGCCATGCTGTCCTCTTCAACCGGCACAGGAAACATGTGACCCAGCGTCACGTATTCTCGCATGAAGTCATCGTACTGCTGCTTCAGATGCTTGTCTTTAGCCAGCCTCTGCTCCAACAACCGAAAGCGCTTCTGGGCTGCAGCCTTCGAATCGCCAAGCATCTGAGCGTAGTCGTGGTGTTTCGGCATGCGAACAACGTATCTGCCGGTGTGATCTCGATTCGTCGTCTGCTTGAAGTACTGCTCGCACTGTTGTTCAACGGGAGACAATGATGTTATAGCAAGCTCTTCGACCTTCCAAAATCGCTCCAGCTGTTCTTGTAGTTTGTCGGTTGCCTCCATCATGTGGCAACTAATTGTTGTTTGCGATTGCGATTCATGAAAGGTCGGTGTACCTCCTGCTACGAGCCAGCCAAACACCGTGTCGATGAGAACGTTTCGCTGGTTTGGCAAATGCACTTGTCCACCACGCAGCAACGAATAGAAATATGCTGCACCGATGATCATATCCACGCGCCGCGCGGTCCCGAAATCTGGATCGGCCAGAACGTAGTTCGAAGGAACGCCGACGGCAGCAGTAGAAAACGACGTTGAAGGAATGTTCTGCGTTACTTTCTTCAACACAAGGAAATTCATTGCTTGTCGGTAGTGGTAGATCCGAGATCGCACTTCTGTACATACTATGTGCTTTGCATTGGTGGTAGTGCTGTCCACACCAGCAATTGAAACGCTAGCGGGCTTTCGTGGTAGTCGTAAAAGCTGACAAAGATGTTCACTGATCGCGTTCGGCTGCGATCCATTGTCCAGCAATGCTCGCGCCAAGTGTTCTTTTCCGTATGCATCGACAACAACCAATACCACTGTAGAGAGTATAGCGTTAACGGCGGATTTCTTCGACGATGCCAACGCCATTGTTGAAGAACTAGAAGTCTCACCCACTAATACACTGCTGTTTTCTTCGTGAGCATGAAGTAGTGTGTGGTGACGCTGAGAACACTGCTGGCAATTGTATTTGGACGCACACGCATGGGCCAAATGTCCTGCTTTCAAGCAATTTCTGCACAGCCTTTTCTCACTCACCACTCTCATGCGTTCTTGTGTATTAGTGCCTTTGAACACATTGCACGACGCTATACTGTGCCCGttctttttgcacatcacacacactggtACGTTGTTGGTATTAGTAGTAGCAGCATGCAACGATACTTTTGTCTTTATTGGTTTTTTGGGAACTGCACCACACTTCTCTATTGCCAGTGTTTCCAACACTCTTACACGTTTTTCCAAAAACGCCATCATGTCCGTAAATGTAGGATCTTCATCGGCATGGGCTTCTTCCCACACACGGAGTGTTTCATCATCCAGCTTATCCGCCATCAACTCGATGAGAATTGAACTGAACGATTTCACGGGTTCTTTCAATTGTTCTAGGATTTTGACATGCCGTCGAAAATCGTCAACCAAACGGTTGAGCGCCACTGCTCCCGTTTCTTTCATCTTAGGAAGCGATATGAGCGATCGAATATGCTTCTTACGCAAAATGATTGGGTTGGAATAACGTTTGACGATCGTACTCCATGCCAAATCATAATTCTCACTCGTAACCGAAATGGATTGTATTAAATTCGCAGCTTCTTCTTTGAGTGAAGCTCGAAGGTAGTGGAATTTTTCGATTGCCGTTATGTCCGTCGATGAATGTATGAGTGAGACGTATGTGTCGTGGAACGTTAACCACGCATCGAAATTTCCTGCGAACTCTGGCAGTGCGATCAATGGGAGCTTCACTcttgaagaagaagatgaagcagCATTTGCAGCAACAGACACAACTTCAGCGGCTGCCGGAATGGGCAACATACTACGCAATTGCGCCTTTGCGTACAAATACGTTTCCTCCATTTCTGCTCTAATACGCGCATTACTTGCAACGCCTTCCTCGGAGATTTCCAAATCTTCGATGTCTTCTTGCACTGTTTCAAAAGATTCCCAAATCTTTTCCAAACGATCGAGTCGCGTCGACACTTGATTTTGTTGTTCACTTGTAAACGTTTTTACGAACTCCTTCACACGATTGATGGAGTCCATGTATTGGTGCCGCTTGAGCTCCTTGTACCGCAACTTGTCCTGCTTCGACATTTTGCAAaaggctcacacacacaaacactaacaCAGATCGAGTGCCGCAGCACTGCTTTATGAACAAACGCTTCTGTACGCCGGTTTTCACAAAAACCGAAGGATTTATCAAAATCCTGGTCACTACGCACCAAAATGTTCTGTCCCGTGATCGTTAGCAAGTTTGCCCTACgttgtgatatttttatttgatcaaTATTTGCCTTACACGGAGGAATTTATATTGTTCGTACAGTTCACGTGTGTCTTTATTCAGTATCGATTCGCGACTGATCACTGAGCGCCGCGCACCCAGCTCAAGCAGCGTGtgcaaaaacacgcacacacttacgCCGAAAATTCTCATTCCTCTACACTTCTCCTCACCAGTACATCCTACCGTATGCGGTACCAAACAACTTTGTTGTTCAATGTTGTGCCCATCCCTTGGTAGATCAGTCTTGGTTTTGATGCtgataattaaaaaattttGCGCTTGAAttacaaaactcaacatcattactgtaaaaaatacatttttataaaaatattattgaaGGAGCGCACAAAACGATATTCTGCGTATTTTGTTCTACCATTTCTAAAGTAAGTGAACGTCTCCCCAAAGAATTGCTGAGATTGCTTTTCCAAAACTGAATTTGAACGAAATTTATAAATCCCCAATGCCACATGAATCAATTTCTAATTATCAGCACCGTTAACTAGAAACATGTTAAAAGATTTCATTTACATAGAaatgtacgtttgaagttTTCTTGCTGGGGGAAAAATTCCAAATCACATAGACTCGTTTCACTCGAATTCTAATGAACCAGAAACACCATTTCGTACCTTTAATTTTCAATAGTAAGTTTTTCCCCTGCACATATCTGCTTCTTCCGTTGAAgtagcaaaagcaaacaacgtGTACAAATCTTGCTGTTCAACTCCCTCTGGACCATCGTTCCGCAGCTGCCACTGCCAAAGCAAATTGCCACCGAGGGCTGCTTATTAGGGACAAATTTGATTGCACTTTCCACCTCTTCTACCCGACGTTTGGGGCAAAGCAAAACCAATGacgaacagcaacaacagcagcaacacagcaacaacaacaaaaacggtaATAAAAACTCAAATAAACCTCCCATGCCTTGACGGTGTGGAATCCCCAAGCACCGATAGAAACGGAACAGTCCGCGCTTTCGGCTAAACACTTTTCAAAAATTTCTGACAGCGACAATTTTTCCTACCGGATGCTACTTGCGCCGTGGTGAAGCAACTAATGAAAGTTGtgctctttaaaaaaaacaaaaaaggaaaataaaaggaagaaagaaaaaaacaccggtGTGGAAAAATCTatgccaaagaaaacattcaCAAAACTTTGGCGCCCGGCTTTGTGCACACACTTTCCGTGCTACGCTCCCGGGAATACATCAACTCCGGGAGAGGTCGAGAAGCGAATCGGGACCGACCAAACGGCCCTAGCGTCTTGACTTGGCGCGGTGGTAAACTCCCAGCGAGACGCCGGTGGACGAAAGTTGCTCTTAATTTTCGCCtgccaaataaaacaaacctaCCCTGTGTGCTACCGGCGCCAGGGCCACGGAAACTGCCGAAACTAAATGAGTGTCCTGGGTATTCTCGAGGGTTCGAGCCGGCCCCGAAGAAACCATCCGGAGGAGCCTTTTTCCGTCAATGGATGCCAGTCAGAAACATaaacaaccgaaaccgaacTGATTGTTCGTTAAGCTACGCGGGGTTGGGTGATGTGCGGGTACGAAGGTAGGACCAGCCAGTCATCCTGGCCAGTGGCCAACAGCGTAAAGGACTTTTTCGAAAAGGGAATAAACCATACACTTCACTGCGTGTGTACGTCATTCACGTGCCATACTTGCACGAGTTTTCCCTCGGTTAAAGTGACCTAAATTAGTTTTCCGTACCAAAACTGGACGGTTGCTTCTTGAAAATCCGTCCGCCAAGTTCTTGTAACTATTAGTTCGTTCTCCTCCCTGGCATCTTTGGAAACACGATGTAAGGATTATGGTAATGTTTGCATTTATTATGCTTAAAATTTAAGTTTATTATTGACTCCATGCATAATGTGGTATGTGTGGTTTAGAGAGTGTGTTTTTGGACTGATTTCACAACGAAAACTTCTGAATGtgaaaaaaatcttcaaaacCCTTAAAACTGTTTAAACCCAAGTATTCAAATAATACTCTTACACTTAATGCTTAACCTTATTCTTTCCCGGTAATAATTATccttatttaatattttaaaaatatatcttcttcttcttctttttggctcaacaaccgttgtcggtcaaggcctgcctgtaccatacttgtgggcttggctttcagtgacttatagattaccccccatagcaggatagtcagtcctacgtatggcggcacggtctaattggggcttgaacccatgacgggcatgttgttaagtcgtacgagttgacgactgtaccacaagaccggctaaaaaaatataaaaatatatcaaccagttcaaatatttacttcaaaaataaattgaacgCTTTTACAGCAATCTATATCATAAAATCGTGCATTTGATCTAAAACTTGTGGTCAACCTGCCCATTTCTATGATAGTTGTTGTGATACATTACCATAATTGTACCAGCTATTGGATGCATTTGCACGTTATCTTAACAACCTCACGATTAAGCAATGTAGTTTCACATTTCTTATAAAATTCATATAATACcatttttaaacatgtttGTTCTAATATATAAATTGTAAGACTTCTTAactcttcttctatttggcttaacgtcctacgcggacatgccggcctatataggctttcgagacttaattcattaccacgctgccggatagtcaatccttcctacggggggacggtccattctaggaaTGAATTTCTatgcttgaatccatgacgggcatgttattgagtcgttcgagttgatgactgtaccacgggaccgacCCAACTCATACAACCattttcaaactattttgAGCATTATTaacaatataataatatatcATTCTCCTAGCTAGCGTCACTTTGTAATAAGcttaaaaaacatttttcgTGTTAATATCAATTCACATTTCTCCCGAGACATCTCGTTTCAATCGTTAAGTGTATCATGCTTCCCTAACCTACGCCACACAACAAAACCTGCGAAGAAGCACCCACAATTCCAAGCGAACACTTGATGCACCCTCAAACTATCTCCCCTTGCACTTTCCCTGTTCCAGCAACGCTCCGATTTCCATCGCAAGATCGTTTCCAGGAACTTGCCTCACATGCCTCAAGCTGCTTCTCAAATCCCCAGCAACAACCAATTTCGATTCGAATGCCATCCGACCGGGACACAAGAAAGCACAAGCCACACACTACAACTTGCTTCAAGGACGAGGCACGTATCTGCTTCTTCAGGCAGCGACGGCAAAAGTACATCACCAGTGCACTTGCAGCAAACACCTTTCCGGGGCAGGCCAGATCGTTCCGTTCATCTTAATAAATGCAATATTTATAAGTGCACTTGTTTTTATGCGATTTGTGGCTCACCATTCCAGAGAGAGAGGTAGCCAATTGCGAAGTGCTTGCTGGGCGTGTGAAGTACAAGTAGAAACGGAGCTACAAGCCTACAGCCCGCTTTTAGAGCGACGAGATGAGTTAGTGTGGATAGTTCTATGTATGCACTAAGCGCCGAACCGGGGATAGT
Proteins encoded:
- the LOC133392661 gene encoding uncharacterized protein LOC133392661, encoding MSKQDKLRYKELKRHQYMDSINRVKEFCEQYFKQTTNRDHTGRYVVRMPKHHDYAQMLGDSKAAAQKRFRLLEQRLAKDKHLKQQYDDFMREYVTLGHMFPVPVEEDSMAAVHYLPHHPVVKESSTTTKVRVVFDGSAKTTTGHSLNDVLHVGPVVQDELLSLVVRFRKYKVAVIADIEKMYRQETEVVQTFELATVTYGLAPSSFLATRTLLQLAEDEGAPYPLATEAVKKTLYVDDLISGAESIEQAIQLRDELTSLMNWNYAQPC